The Actinopolyspora erythraea genome has a segment encoding these proteins:
- a CDS encoding transposase family protein — protein MATGRDHLYYSGKHTRHGVNAQFIADLAGRLIWVFPALPGARYDRGTARDHSLIVVLDTAEFRVVADSAYRGASVNVELQ, from the coding sequence ATGGCCACCGGTCGGGATCACCTGTATTACTCAGGAAAACACACAAGACACGGCGTGAACGCGCAGTTCATCGCCGACCTGGCAGGTAGGTTGATCTGGGTCTTTCCCGCGTTGCCCGGCGCCCGGTATGACAGGGGCACGGCCCGGGACCACAGTCTCATCGTCGTCCTCGACACAGCTGAGTTCCGAGTCGTTGCCGACAGCGCTTATCGCGGCGCGAGCGTAAACGTCGAACTCCAGTAA